Proteins encoded by one window of Candidatus Tanganyikabacteria bacterium:
- a CDS encoding C39 family peptidase, translated as MAEKPLIGQLLVAGGFISPEDLERGLARQAVRPGKLGETLVELGAATRMEVDAVLHLQRRPARDARVLLGEILVATCVVSREQLDRALERQKEDARPLGDILVAAGHARPIQISAALAIQRKLVAASLVATLGAASLTGCGTGATLGGVKVFDARSFRTPDGEVALTDNVRGARVNYPGTPVGRMVASAGEHPLARFGDGTVLLENVRFIKQGNVIQGDRSMPDNTCGQAALTMVLRYWQHDSAPSYQQVVDESNRFNLATTQQTMVNFLRSRGLRPQAYKNGTLNHVKAEVDAGRPPIVLLQFSVPHYVVVIGYNEEQGKIVYHDSIDGPYMQLDEAEFRRAWYESDVARMPLVGGSNYVGLTIAVGR; from the coding sequence ATGGCGGAAAAGCCACTCATCGGCCAGCTCCTGGTTGCCGGTGGATTCATCTCCCCGGAGGACCTCGAGCGCGGACTGGCGCGCCAGGCCGTACGCCCCGGCAAGCTCGGCGAGACGCTGGTCGAACTCGGCGCCGCCACGCGGATGGAAGTCGACGCGGTCCTCCACCTCCAGCGCAGGCCGGCCCGAGACGCGCGTGTACTGCTCGGCGAGATCCTGGTCGCCACCTGCGTCGTATCACGCGAGCAACTGGATCGCGCCCTCGAGCGGCAGAAGGAGGATGCCCGGCCGCTGGGGGATATCCTGGTCGCCGCGGGCCACGCGCGGCCGATCCAGATCTCCGCCGCCCTGGCCATCCAGCGAAAGCTGGTCGCGGCCTCGCTCGTGGCGACGCTCGGCGCGGCTTCGCTCACGGGCTGCGGGACCGGAGCGACCCTCGGCGGGGTGAAGGTATTCGACGCCCGATCGTTCCGGACTCCCGACGGCGAGGTGGCCCTCACCGACAACGTCCGTGGCGCCAGGGTGAACTATCCCGGCACGCCCGTCGGCCGGATGGTCGCGTCTGCCGGAGAGCATCCCCTCGCCCGCTTCGGCGACGGGACGGTGCTCCTGGAAAACGTCCGGTTCATCAAGCAGGGCAACGTGATCCAGGGCGACCGGTCGATGCCGGACAACACCTGCGGCCAGGCCGCCCTCACGATGGTGCTCCGGTACTGGCAGCACGACTCCGCCCCTTCGTACCAGCAGGTCGTCGACGAGAGCAACCGCTTCAACCTCGCCACGACGCAGCAGACCATGGTCAACTTCCTGCGCTCGCGAGGGCTAAGACCGCAGGCCTACAAGAACGGGACCCTCAATCACGTCAAGGCGGAGGTCGACGCCGGCCGGCCGCCGATCGTGCTGCTGCAGTTCTCGGTGCCGCACTATGTGGTGGTGATCGGCTACAACGAAGAACAGGGCAAGATCGTCTACCACGACAGCATCGACGGGCCGTACATGCAGCTCGACGAGGCCGAGTTCCGTCGGGCCTGGTACGAGTCGGACGTCGCGAGGATGCCGCTCGTCGGTGGCTCGAACTACGTCGGCCTCACGATCGCGGTCGGGCGCTGA
- a CDS encoding nucleotidyltransferase, with product MSDRPDGPLRALRDALRDLMAWFDAEGIAGVLIGGVAAGLLGRPRITDDIDAVVLVDLAEAPSLLASAERNGFDARMDDALAFAARSRVLLLIHRSSGIEVDISFGILPFETRMVARARVDEVAGIKLRYPIPEDAIISKALPRRAKDIADIEHILEANPDVDFDEIRAAVREFAEVLEMPEILTDLDEILRRHRR from the coding sequence TTGTCCGACCGGCCGGATGGCCCGCTGCGCGCCCTGCGCGACGCGCTTCGTGATCTGATGGCATGGTTCGACGCGGAGGGCATCGCCGGAGTCCTGATCGGAGGGGTCGCGGCCGGGCTGCTCGGAAGGCCACGAATCACGGACGATATCGATGCCGTTGTCCTGGTGGATCTCGCCGAGGCGCCATCCCTGCTCGCCAGTGCCGAGCGGAACGGTTTCGACGCCCGCATGGACGACGCCCTAGCCTTTGCCGCACGCTCGCGGGTCCTCCTCCTCATTCACCGGTCCAGCGGCATCGAAGTGGACATCTCGTTCGGCATCCTCCCGTTCGAAACGCGCATGGTGGCCAGGGCGCGAGTCGACGAAGTCGCCGGGATCAAACTCCGGTACCCGATACCCGAGGATGCGATCATCTCGAAGGCATTGCCTCGTCGCGCCAAAGACATCGCCGACATCGAGCACATCCTGGAAGCCAACCCGGACGTCGACTTCGACGAGATTCGCGCCGCCGTGCGGGAATTCGCGGAGGTACTCGAGATGCCGGAGATTCTGACCGACCTGGATGAGATCCTGCGACGCCACCGCCGATGA